The Bos javanicus breed banteng chromosome 18, ARS-OSU_banteng_1.0, whole genome shotgun sequence genome has a segment encoding these proteins:
- the MAMSTR gene encoding MEF2-activating motif and SAP domain-containing transcriptional regulator, whose amino-acid sequence MTLAASSQRSQIIRSKFRSVLQLRIHRRYQDPTLSGSFTASPVLDPDPWISAADPALALAPASPLGPAPFLFNPEVLLPEPKPCWSLKKESPKTSQHWREPKPKGNLTYHQYIPPEPRQGYRADPQVEGSPLDPPGPPLWEGTTSQQPPPRMKPTPLTPSPPGVPSPSPLPHKLELQTLKLEELTVSELRQQLRLRGLPVSGTKSMLLERMRGGAPPRERPKARREDSAAGAPWPRFRPKALGAARSACSFKLSPTSHSPPPPRAAETLVTASASAPVPVATTAQAPTPAPVPVPSSAPASTALTLEEELQEAIRRAQLLPNRGIDDILEDQVEPEDPLPAIPLDFPGSFDMLSPSPDSEGLSSVFSSSLPSPTNSPSPSPRGPTDFLDWLEALSGGPSLGCGPPAPSIFSADLSDSSGTRLWDLLEDPW is encoded by the exons TCCTTCAGCTTCGGATCCACAGACGGTATCAGGACCCGA CCCTCTCGGGGTCCTTCACCGCCTCTCCGGTCTTGGATCCTGATCCATGGATCTCAGCTGCAGATCCGGCTCTGGCTCTGGCCCCTGCCTCCCCATTGGGCCCAGCCCCTTTCCTCTTCAACCCTGAAGTCCTTCTTCCTGAGCCGAAACCCTGCTGGTCCCTGAAGAAG GAGTCTCCCAAGACCTCCCAACACTGGAGGGAGCCCAAGCCCAAGGGGAACTTGACATACCACCAGTACATACCCCCAGAGCCAAGACAAGGGTACAGGGCAGACCCCCAGGTTGAAGGGTCGCCCTTGGATCCCCCTGGACCGCCTCTGTGGGAAGGGACAACCTCACAGCAGCCACCTCCTAG GATGAAGCCCACacccctcactccctccccaccAGGAGTCCCCAGCCCCTCGCCCCTGCCACATAAGTTGGAACTTCAGACCCTCAAACTGGAGGAGCTGACG GTCTCAGAGCTCCGGCAGCAGCTGCGGCTGCGGGGCCTCCCGGTGTCGGGGACCAAGTCAATGCTTCTGGAGCGCATGCGCGGCGGCGCCCCGCCCCGCGAACGGCCGAAGGCTCGGCGGGAGGACAGTGCGGCGGGCGCCCCCTGGCCTCGCTTCAGGCCCAAGGCTTTGGGAGCCGCCCGGAGTGCGTGCTCG TTCAAGCTGAGTCCAACATCTCATTCGCCGCCTCCTCCACGTGCCGCGGAAACCCTGGTGACTGCTTCGGCTTCGGCTCCGGTTCCGGTTGCGACGACGGCTCAGGCTCCAACTCCAGCTCCAGTGCCAGTCCCTTCCTCAGCACCGGCCTCAACAGCCCtgaccctggaggaggagctgcagGAAGCGATCCGCAGAGCGCAG CTGCTTCCGAACCGGGGCATTGATGACATCCTGGAGGATCAGGTGGAGCCTGAGG ACCCGCTGCCCGCCATCCCCTTGGACTTCCCGGGCTCCTTCGACATGCTGTCCCCCTCCCCGGACTCTGAAGGcctctcttctgtcttctcttcctcACTTCCGTCCCCCACGAATTCCCCGTCCCCCTCTCCCAGGGGCCCGACGGACTTCTTGGATTGGCTGGAGGCTCTGAGTGGGGGTCCCTCgctgggctgtggcccaccagcccCCAGCATTTTCTCTGCTGACTTATCTGATTCCAGTGGCACCAGGCTGTGGGACCTGCTGGAGGATCCATGGTGA